The genome window AAAACACTGTGCCCGTTCTGTCAAGTCTAAGGCTCTTTTCCACTTGTAGTGTATCTCAGATGCTCCCTCTCCTAAAAAGCTCAGTCAATGTCATCTTTGCAATCTATCATGTCTCCCGCTATGACCAAATGGTCCAAAGACCATGGAGGCCTCCTACATGTATCTCAACCCCAAAAAGAGTATGCATGTGTTTTCCTAATGTCAACTCAAACCAGTATCGAGTCCGATATATATTGCTGACATACCGACGAAAAATAGGCCCATCTGTGGCAGTCTTAGCAAAGTTGTGCTTGCATTGTGTTTGGCTGTCTGTCCCTTCCAAATTCTCACCTTTAGAAAAAGCAAATTGTGATCTATTTGTGGAATTTATTCTGTCCTTGTTTGTACTGCAGCTCAAAGTTGTGATTCAAGAAGTCTTATTCTGACTTTTGCAGTGGGGGACAGGCTGTAGTGTGTATTTAATCAGAACAATCTTTAGAATGAATTTGAAGCCCTCTCCCCTCACCTTTCTAGAACCCTTTGTTTCCTTAAagtaattacagtggaacctcccttagcggacacctctctataagggacaacctctctgttaaggacactggttttggtcccaactaggttgtttccattcaatttgacctctctaataaggacacctctctattaaggacagcactagtcagtcccaagggtgtccttaatagagaggttctactgtacaacgGTTGATTCCTAAGATTTAGGAGAAGGACCTGGGTGTATACAGTGGCCGAGATGACACTCTAACTTACTAAGAATGCTGATTTTTGGCCCAAATATCTGTTTGATATCCAACTCATAATACGGCATCTGTAGGTAGAGTGTACGTGTACTTAAAAGTAGATCTACATGTTCGTGTACCTCACTGCAAAAGATACCACATTAAGGCATATTTGTGATATAAGCTTAACTTTTCAATTGCGTGTTTTAAGATTTGTTTGTGTTTTGTATGACAGCGGCTGTTAATTCATGTTTGAGTAAAACTTCATTTGGTGCTTCCGTTCCATAGAGTTCATGGTGGCGATTCAGATCTAACATTGGTTGATATGAatagagtagtaaatgcttttatctaaaactccatgtacatttacacttggcctttctgtacaaaattgaagtaaaagcatttgctagcctttattcatatcacccattattttACTCATGCATAAGTTGATGGTGTTCACAGCTTTTGCTATTGAGCAGCCAAATAGAACGGATGAAAGGTGGTTATGTTTCCTGTTTCATTTGCCTGATCAGCTGCAAATGTGAGGGTGTGATTACTTGTGAAATGGATTACCAACACAGTCATTTACGGGGATGAGGTGTTCATTTTTGGATGGTTTCCTTTTTTCCCCTCCTGAAGAGGGCataatttgacagcagaaatgaAAGATCTATGCCTCAGCTCTTAGTCGATCTTTTCCAAATCAGACAAAAAGTAACCATTTTAGAGGCATGTTTTGAGTGGCAATAGTCACATTCCTGGATTTATGGTTTGAATCACCACCATGGTTGCAaactatttcatattttttccgTCGAAAGACAAATTGTATTGCAGAATGACTCTTTCTATACCATGGTATTAAAAATGTTATAAAGAGAGTAAAGTGATCATGCGTTCAAAATATTGACTGAGTGTTTATTTATTAAATGCAGATTGTGGGGATATACAGGTTGGACCCAAGAAAGTTGATGACATGGACATAGTCTCCAAGACAGTCGAGGTGACAGCACTGGGCTGGGCATAGTCTCAGCAGGATAACCACTGCTGGAGACCACCTAAATCATTACTCTGACAAGGACAGTCAGAAGACTGGATAGCACCAATCGCACATTGATGGCTGGACACAAGCCTGGAATCACCCACTCGGTCTCATGTTTGTGGTACTTCAGCATGTTGCCTTCGCCTAGTTGATGCAAGCAAATAGAAAATGAATTGAACAACCCTTGTATTGTATGAAAACTTTATTTACATGTCTTTGCATCTCAAACAAGCATAACCCACCATCACAATCAAATTACAAAGGGGTCAAAGGCACTCCTTTCAATTctttctcaatttcaccagctaCAAAAGATTCTGGCAAGTCAACTATTGCCCATTACCGGTAATCAGAATTACCCCTGTTGATCATCAACATTTCACAGTCATTTTGAATGGTTACAATACTAGATCATGACGATTCCTTCTTTCGATAATATTCGCTATAATCGTAATGTCTGTGGGGTAGAGGCACATTGATCAGGCCTGAAAAGAAGACAGAAATTACTTTATTTCTATGAATATTTCGTGGGTGAATTACATGCAATTATTTGTTGGCGGTCCTATTACTCAACTACTGCACCATCTTGTAGAAATGTACCTACCATAATCCTGTGCTTGTTCCACAGCAACTAAAAGGTTTTTGTGCTGTTTTTGGCAAATACCTGAAAAATATTAAAGATGCCAGTCTTAAAATAGGAACACTAACCCCCGATTTTCTCAGGATGGCTCTTGGATAGAGGCTTGTAATTGATTTGAAACTAGATAAAAATTGGCATTCAATCTTAACAGTGAAAATTGCAAATCGTGTAACCTGGAAGACTTACAGATGCTAGGTTGTTCCAATAACAAGATATTACGATATCCTTCTTACCTGTCACATCCCATGACAATACTTCTCCAGTATACGGATTGATAAACTGCTTCAACAGATCTCGATTCTGAAAGGCAAAGGCTTATATTATGTACCCTATGAATATGCTTTTCACTGTGCTAACCTACTAGCCACAATATCCACCAACCTCAAACAGGCTGGACTTACACTCTGTACTGTGACACATAGATATATCTAAATTAGGCGCCACCTATTGAGATGCAAAGTTCACTCTATCGAGTGAAACATTCTCACCTTGAAGTCAATGACCAAGTATTCATCCCGGCATATTGGACAAGGATTTCCTGTGGAAACCTCACCCGCTCTCTGAAACAGTAAAAGCCagataaatgaatgaaatgtaGTACAGTTAAGTTACAGTACAGTTGGCCTCAGTAAGTTAAGAATGCTCACACTATATTCACCATATATTTCTAGAGTAAATCACATGTCAAGACAGTACTTTTGATGAGAGAAACCTGGCCAAAGCTTTCTCTTtgtcagtgaccttgacctagtatGACATCACATACTTGAGGCACACGTGACTCAACACAGTTAAGACTCACAATGCACGTTTTCCTCGTCTTCTCAGGTGGTATTCCCGCTTTGAAGTTCCTGCGATAATGCTTCCATACAGGGTCATCTCCATAAGTTGTTCTGTAGGCTGAAGTGAAAGAACTGCATACTAGTAAAAGAGGTTTCCACACTTTTATCGACGAAGGTGTTTGAAGGCCAAAAAATATAAGATTTGACTAAGTTAACTTTCTGATAATGTACACTTTTGACTGCATTTGAACAAGACAGCATTAGAAACTGAACAATAGCCTGCTACATCCACTATACAATTGGATCAGCTATCATCAGTAGATCCATATGTGCGAGGCCGCATCTGAAGTTAATTGTCCATGACAGTTACCTTTACTTTTTAGATACCTAATGCTTGTTGGTGGATCGACTACAAGACGTTTCGGTTTCTCTGCTGCCATCTCTTCAGATTCTTCATCTTGTCTTAGGGAGGTTGTTACAGAGAAAGTTCTTGCAGCATCCTGAAGCAATAGATTATATTATTGTTGTGAAGATTGCTTCATGTTATAGAATTTCCCAAATCTGACAAGTTTATTTTTGGGACACCCAGTACTAGTTTGGTGGCGAGGGGGTTTCTTCCACACATTTTGTGATCTTATCAACAAACGGGGATCTTTTTCATGTAAATAACTGGATTATAAGAAACATACATACTTGAGCATAATTTAAAGCTAACTTGTTGACACGAAATGTATTTGATTGGATAGAAATTTGCTTTTTTAGAAGAGAAAATATTGGCCATGCACTTCGcatgggcgctgccattttgctTTTTAGCCTGTGATCCAGGAGATCCTGTTGGTAAAGCTGTACATTGGTGGTGTGTATTTGTAACACCATTAACCTGAAAGCGAGGTCTTAACTGGTTTTGAGTGTACAAGCACCAATTTAACGCATTATCAACGTGTTTGTGACATTGAGTGTTAATCATAACAGTTTGCCCTCGCATACCCAAGCCATGCTTAT of Lineus longissimus chromosome 17, tnLinLong1.2, whole genome shotgun sequence contains these proteins:
- the LOC135501613 gene encoding small ribosomal subunit protein mS40-like; this translates as MRSAWPIFSLLKKQISIQSNTFRVNKLALNYAQDAARTFSVTTSLRQDEESEEMAAEKPKRLVVDPPTSIRYLKSKAYRTTYGDDPVWKHYRRNFKAGIPPEKTRKTCIRAGEVSTGNPCPICRDEYLVIDFKNRDLLKQFINPYTGEVLSWDVTGICQKQHKNLLVAVEQAQDYGLINVPLPHRHYDYSEYYRKKESS